A window of the Cannabis sativa cultivar Pink pepper isolate KNU-18-1 chromosome X, ASM2916894v1, whole genome shotgun sequence genome harbors these coding sequences:
- the LOC115713788 gene encoding catalase-2: MDPYKYRPSSAYNAPYWTTNSGAPVWNNNSSLTVGPRGPILLEDYHLVEKLANFDRERIPERVVHARGASAKGFFETTHDISNLSCADFLRAPGVQTPVIVRFSTVIHERGSPETLRDPRGFAVKFYTREGNFDLVGNNFPVFFIRDGMKFPDMVHALKPNPKSHIQENWRVLDFFSHHPESLHMFTFLFDDIGIPQDYRHMDGSGVNTYTLINKAGKAHYVKFHWRPTCGVKSLLEDEAVKVGGSNHSHATQDLYDSIAAGNYPEWKLFIQTIDPDHEDRYDFDPLDVTKTWPEDIVPLQPVGRMVLNRNIDNFFAENEQLAFCPGIVVPGVYYSDDKLLQTRVFSYSDTQRHRLGPNYLQLPVNAPKCAHHNNHHEGFMNIMHRDEEVNYFPSRYDPVGHAERYPAPPAICTGKRERCIIEKENNFKQPGERYRSFTPDRQERFIKRWIDALSDPRVTHEIRGIWISYWSQADKSLGQKLASRLNVRPSI; the protein is encoded by the exons atGGATCCCTACAAG TACCGACCTTCAAGTGCTTACAACGCTCCTTATTGGACCACCAATTCTGGTGCTCCAGTTTGGAACAACAACTCTTCTCTGACTGTCGGACCAAGAg GTCCAATTCTCCTTGAGGACTACCATCTGGTGGAGAAACTAGCGAACTTTGACAGAGAGCGTATCCCAGAACGTGTGGTCCACGCCAGGGGAGCCAGTGCAAAGGGTTTCTTTGAGACCACCCATGATATTTCAAACCTTAGCTGTgctgatttccttcgagctccTGGAGTGCAGACACCTGTAATTGTCCGTTTCTCCACGGTTATCCATGAGCGCGGTAGCCCTGAAACCTTGAGGGATCCTCGAGGTTTTGCAGTGAAGTTTTACACTAGGGAG GGTAATTTTGATCTCGTTGGAAACAATTTCCCTGTCTTTTTCATCCGAGATGGAATGAAATTCCCAGACATGGTTCATGCTCTGAAACCCAACCCTAAATCTCACATCCAGGAGAATTGGAGGGTCCTCGACTTCTTCTCTCATCATCCGGAAAGCTTGCACATGTTCACCTTTCTATTTGATGATATAGGTATTCCACAAGATTACAGGCACATGGATGGCTCTGGTGTTAACACCTATACTCTGATCAACAAGGCTGGCAAGGCTCACTACGTGAAATTCCACTGGAGACCCACCTGTGGGGTCAAGTCTTTGTTGGAAGATGAGGCTGTTAAGGTTGGAGGATCTAACCACAGTCATGCTACCCAAGATCTGTATGATTCAATTGCTGCTGGTAACTACCCCGAGTGGAAACTTTTCATCCAAACAATTGATCCTGATCATGAAGACAGATATGACTTTGACCCACTTGATGTTACAAAGACCTGGCCTGAGGACATTGTGCCATTGCAGCCAGTTGGGCGCATGGTGCTGAATAGGAACATCGATAATTTCTTTGCGGAGAATGAACAACTTGCATTTTGCCCGGGCATTGTTGTACCTGGTGTCTACTATTCGGATGATAAGTTACTCCAGACTCGTGTCTTTTCCTACTCCGACACACAGAGGCACCGTCTCGGACCAAACTATCTTCAGCTCCCTGTTAATGCCCCCAAGTGTGCTCATCACAACAATCATCACGAGGGTTTCATGAATATTATGCACAGAGATGAGGAG GTCAATTACTTCCCTTCAAGATATGATCCTGTTGGTCATGCAGAGAGGTACCCCGCCCCTCCTGCCATTTGCACTGGAAAGCGAGAAAGG TGCATTATCGAGAAGGAGAACAACTTCAAGCAACCTGGAGAGAGATACCGATCCTTTACACCAGACAG GCAAGAACGATTCATCAAACGATGGATTGATGCGTTATCTGACCCACGTGTCACCCATGAGATCCGCGGCATTTGGATCTCATACTGGTCTCAG GCGGACAAGTCTCTTGGTCAGAAGCTAGCATCTCGGCTCAATGTGAGGCCAAGCATCTGA
- the LOC115713783 gene encoding catalase isozyme 2, whose protein sequence is MDPYKYRPSSAYNAPFMTTNAGAPVYNNESALTVGPRGPILLEDYHLVEKIANFTRERMPERIVHARGASAKGFFEVTHDVSNLTCADFLRAPGVQTPVIVRFSTVIHERGSPETIRDPRGFAVKFYTREGNFDIVGNNFPVFFIRDGIQFPDVIHAFKPNPKSHIQEYWRVLDFLSFHPESMLTFAWLFDDVGVPQDYRHMEGFGVHTFTLVNKAGKVTFVKFHWKPTCGVKSMLEEEAIRVGGTNHSHATQDLYESIASGNYPEWKLYIQTLDPADEDKFDFDILDTTQIWPEDLIPLHPVGRLVLNRNIDNFFAENEQLAMNPAHTVPGIHYSDDKMLQARLFAYSDTHRYRIGVNYLQLPVNAPKCAHHNNHYDGCMNFTHRDEEIDYFPSRYDTVRHAEKFPIPAKIIHGKRERCTIPKEDNFTQAGVRYRSWAPDRQDRFVKRWVDVLADHRVTHEIRSIWISYLSQADKSLGQKVASRLNVRPNI, encoded by the exons GTCCAATCCTGTTGGAGGATTATCATCTGGTGGAGAAGATTGCTAACTTCACCAGGGAAAGGATGCCAGAACGTATTGTCCATGCCAGGGGAGCCAGTGCTAAGGGTTTCTTTGAGGTGACTCATGATGTTTCAAACCTCACCTGTGCTGACTTCCTCCGAGCTCCTGGGGTTCAGACACCTGTCATTGTTCGTTTCTCCACTGTCATCCACGAACGTGGTAGTCCTGAAACTATCAGAGACCCTCGTGGTTTTGCAGTCAAGTTTTACACCAGAGAG GGTAATTTCGATATTGTGGGAAATAACTTCCCTGTGTTTTTCATCCGTGATGGAATCCAATTCCCTGATGTGATCCATGCTTTTAAACCAAACCCCAAGTCTCACATCCAGGAGTATTGGAGGGTGCTTGACTTCTTGTCATTCCATCCTGAAAGTATGCTCACCTTTGCCTGGCTATTCGATGATGTGGGTGTTCCACAAGATTACAGGCACATGGAAGGCTTTGGTGTTCACACCTTTACTTTGGTCAACAAGGCTGGAAAGGTAACTTTCGTCAAGTTCCACTGGAAGCCCACCTGTGGTGTTAAGTCCATGTTGGAGGAAGAGGCCATTAGGGTTGGAGGAACCAACCACAGCCATGCCACCCAAGATCTTTACGAGTCAATTGCCTCTGGAAACTACCCTGAGTGGAAGCTCTACATCCAAACACTTGATCCTGCTGATGAGGACAAGTTTGACTTTGACATACTCGACACAACACAAATCTGGCCAGAGGACCTCATTCCTCTTCACCCAGTTGGTCGTTTGGTTCTCAACAGGAACATTGACAActtctttgcagagaatgaacAACTCGCCATGAACCCTGCCCATACCGTCCCTGGTATCCACTATTCCGATGACAAGATGCTTCAGGCTCGTCTCTTTGCTTACAGTGATACTCACAGATACCGTATTGGAGTGAACTACCTTCAACTCCCTGTTAATGCTCCCAAGTGTGCCCACCACAACAATCACTATGATGGTTGCATGAATTTCACTCACAGAGATGAGGAG ATTGACTACTTCCCTTCAAGGTATGATACCGTTCGCCATGCTGAAAAGTTCCCCATTCCTGCTAAAATCATCCATGGAAAGCGTGAAAGG TGTACTATTCCAAAGGAGGACAACTTTACACAAGCTGGTGTGAGATACCGATCTTGGGCACCAGACAG ACAAGACAGGTTTGTGAAGCGATGGGTGGATGTGTTGGCTGACCACCGTGTCACCCATGAGATTCGCAGCATCTGGATCTCCTACTTGTCTCAG GCGGACAAGTCTCTCGGTCAGAAGGTAGCTTCCCGTCTCAATGTTAGGCCTAACATTTGA